From a single Ignavibacteria bacterium genomic region:
- a CDS encoding T9SS type A sorting domain-containing protein — translation MKSLFLKISLFTLLIIQISVLAQRGKADLSNLVKVRIPLTGLPPGTSQNYSQDSAFFPSDPRNIWQYWEATTDYQTTPYVKLNYALSDTVMSGKVYQYYGMCRWIRYDHVERKLFGWANNSDQLIADFSIEKPGVPIYPTMSFYGNMGSYFYHNYPATIEVLGEPREVRAFWYEGYGSSGVVTDEEYAKGIGAYYLYFVSWGHGNIIRQDYRLRQAKIYDDTGVTLYYTPTDKPVISFTRPPSEIDTSVLKKSVKIRHPYNKKYTWNLMPKFYNFIDSAIIEGYYSNGFSLIPAPSQRLVFEPLADSSMINYQLNDSLLRAGYEFNYRFIAIDRSIIPQSDTLPKNGYFSVNYPAVGIKDNPVTEIGYELEQNYPNPFSTGDGSDGGLTAINYTLRQAGQVKGVVYDLLGSEVATLVDGEMPRGTHSIKFDGRGLSPGVYIFRITAGGMTKAIKMVLGR, via the coding sequence ATGAAATCTCTTTTTCTAAAGATATCTCTATTTACATTACTTATAATCCAAATTTCAGTACTCGCTCAGCGCGGGAAGGCTGACCTCTCAAACCTTGTCAAAGTCAGAATTCCATTAACCGGCCTTCCTCCGGGAACCTCCCAAAATTATTCGCAAGACAGCGCATTTTTCCCCTCCGATCCAAGAAATATATGGCAGTACTGGGAGGCTACAACAGATTATCAAACGACTCCGTATGTGAAACTCAATTATGCACTTTCTGATACGGTGATGTCGGGAAAGGTGTATCAGTATTATGGAATGTGCAGATGGATTAGATACGATCATGTTGAACGAAAACTATTCGGTTGGGCCAATAATTCTGATCAATTAATTGCGGACTTTTCAATAGAGAAACCAGGTGTACCAATTTACCCGACCATGAGTTTTTATGGTAATATGGGTAGTTATTTTTATCACAATTATCCCGCCACCATCGAAGTGTTAGGAGAACCCAGAGAGGTTCGCGCCTTTTGGTATGAAGGTTACGGTTCGAGTGGAGTTGTAACAGATGAAGAATATGCGAAAGGAATTGGTGCTTATTATCTTTATTTTGTATCCTGGGGTCATGGAAATATTATTCGACAAGATTATCGTCTTAGACAAGCTAAAATATATGATGATACAGGAGTTACGCTCTATTATACCCCGACGGACAAACCGGTAATAAGTTTTACTCGCCCTCCTTCTGAAATCGATACTTCGGTTCTAAAAAAATCAGTTAAAATCCGGCATCCTTATAATAAAAAATACACCTGGAATCTGATGCCCAAATTTTACAATTTTATAGATTCAGCGATTATCGAGGGGTATTATTCAAATGGTTTCAGTTTAATCCCCGCCCCATCACAAAGACTGGTATTCGAACCTCTCGCGGACTCATCAATGATTAATTATCAGTTAAATGACTCTCTACTCCGGGCGGGTTATGAGTTTAATTACCGTTTCATTGCAATCGACAGAAGTATTATACCTCAGTCAGACACTCTTCCAAAGAACGGTTATTTCTCCGTAAATTATCCGGCTGTTGGAATCAAGGACAACCCCGTGACGGAGATCGGGTATGAACTTGAACAAAACTATCCGAATCCATTTTCAACAGGAGATGGTTCTGATGGAGGGCTGACTGCTATCAACTATACACTCAGACAGGCCGGTCAGGTAAAAGGGGTGGTTTATGACCTCCTTGGAAGTGAAGTGGCAACCCTCGTTGACGGAGAAATGCCGCGAGGAACACACTCTATCAAGTTCGACGGGAGAGGACTCTCCCCCGGCGTTTACATCTTTCGCATTACCGCCGGAGGAATGACCAAAGCTATAAAGATGGTACTCGGGAGATAG
- the rnc gene encoding ribonuclease III: protein MFGFVRDYFRRLEQKKLLKRKDFKKLEELIGKKITNPDKFIEALTHRSALDQNKFKVSNERLEFLGDAVLGMVTAETLFAMFPQTNEGTLTKMRSNLVNKNNLFEVAQVINLYQFLFIQEELVNSQSQGIKSILADAIEALIGVIYTEYGYQTAKDFISKFILEPGLTKGVHVTDENYKSQLLELIQKKKVELPRYYVVDETGPEHERVFTVRVSVGLQVLGEGKGRNKKSAEQVAAKMAMDRLSAGEVLSD, encoded by the coding sequence TTGTTCGGTTTTGTTCGTGATTATTTCAGGCGTCTTGAACAGAAGAAACTGCTCAAGCGGAAAGATTTTAAAAAGCTTGAAGAACTTATCGGGAAGAAAATTACAAATCCCGACAAGTTTATCGAAGCCCTTACCCACCGTTCGGCTCTCGACCAGAATAAATTCAAAGTTTCAAACGAAAGACTCGAATTTCTCGGTGATGCCGTTCTTGGAATGGTGACTGCCGAAACTCTTTTTGCTATGTTCCCGCAAACGAACGAGGGGACACTGACAAAAATGAGATCGAACCTCGTTAATAAAAACAACCTCTTCGAAGTGGCTCAGGTGATCAACCTTTACCAGTTCCTGTTTATTCAGGAGGAACTCGTTAACAGTCAGTCGCAGGGGATCAAATCGATACTTGCAGATGCCATCGAAGCACTGATCGGTGTCATCTATACTGAATACGGATATCAAACGGCAAAAGATTTTATTTCGAAGTTCATCCTTGAGCCGGGTCTTACCAAAGGTGTACATGTAACCGATGAGAACTACAAAAGCCAGCTCCTTGAACTGATCCAGAAAAAGAAAGTGGAGCTTCCCCGCTACTATGTTGTAGATGAAACGGGTCCCGAACACGAACGGGTATTCACTGTTCGTGTCTCCGTAGGTCTCCAGGTTCTTGGAGAGGGGAAAGGACGCAACAAAAAATCCGCCGAACAGGTCGCAGCCAAAATGGCAATGGACCGCCTCAGCGCCGGAGAAGTTCTTTCCGATTAA
- a CDS encoding T9SS type A sorting domain-containing protein produces the protein MKKIAILLVLLFTVSRPQLTDVLKFNEIKSFIAVDFFDVTTGLVLASNGEIYRSADGGLTLTRVAIQGNRGITNLHISRPGVAYICGHGGMLMTSSDRGQTWSDISLSGYPGLKLNFVSTLSASTLIVAGENGFYAKSEDNGANWSVATIGTGDISKVVFTDQNRGYILYQHGGVYSTSNGGVSWNGHFLPYSGSPIVAVFSYGSNRLFLARDYRLIFSIDGGLTYSLSATSATTKILAAVEVEPGRAFGLTSTFNTFKIDYTGSGAAIDFYTLPTNRIYTGFWIKGSKLFLTAEGPDLLYKDPANNPTYSTVVSFADRPLHTINVTGENDWTISGSVYSTWKGRIARTTNGGTSWSYLYDDKWTGNCTFLTSDQGVRVRDKSIDYTLNGGATWQTALTFSSGVIISERSFTYDTGFYIVTDSLEKPVSTARSTIYRRSGTSSTQQLNLAGARLTHLNFTSPQNGWVLRDSTRFYTTENSGSVWNLKPVVTPLISDYERIGDTAGILVTRKGLIMKTNNKAVNWTTIFSDSTVAFNTMDIKDSTVIAAGDSGALYISLDMGNTWNRRETNRSLNFTAVKFATADQFLLATRTGGLYKGGVAGTQSHVLTSETTTPDTWLIGNYPNPFNPETVIRFVLPVAGYAKGVVYDFLGREVATLVDGETSAGTHEIKFDANGLPSGVYIFRLETGKTSEAIKMLLMK, from the coding sequence ATGAAAAAAATTGCCATATTGTTAGTGTTGTTGTTTACGGTTTCCCGTCCGCAATTAACGGATGTATTAAAATTTAATGAGATAAAGTCATTCATCGCGGTTGACTTTTTCGATGTTACGACGGGTCTGGTTTTGGCGAGCAATGGTGAGATATATCGCTCGGCGGATGGCGGATTGACGCTCACGCGCGTCGCTATTCAGGGTAACAGAGGGATCACCAACCTGCACATCTCGCGACCTGGAGTTGCTTACATCTGTGGCCACGGCGGGATGCTGATGACCTCTAGCGACCGGGGGCAGACATGGAGCGATATTTCACTTTCCGGTTACCCGGGGTTGAAGCTGAACTTCGTATCAACTCTTTCCGCTTCCACCCTGATAGTTGCGGGAGAGAATGGATTTTACGCAAAAAGTGAGGACAACGGAGCTAACTGGAGCGTAGCGACCATAGGTACCGGAGACATAAGCAAAGTGGTTTTTACGGATCAGAACAGGGGTTACATCCTGTACCAACACGGCGGGGTGTACAGCACTTCCAATGGTGGTGTTTCCTGGAACGGCCACTTCCTGCCATATTCAGGCTCGCCCATAGTAGCTGTTTTCAGTTACGGAAGCAACCGGCTTTTCCTCGCGCGGGACTACAGGTTGATCTTCTCAATTGATGGCGGGCTCACCTATTCACTCTCGGCGACTTCGGCCACCACAAAGATACTGGCGGCCGTAGAAGTGGAGCCGGGAAGGGCGTTCGGACTGACCAGCACCTTCAACACCTTCAAGATCGATTACACGGGAAGCGGCGCCGCGATTGATTTCTACACCCTGCCGACTAACAGAATCTATACGGGATTTTGGATCAAGGGGTCGAAACTCTTCCTCACCGCCGAGGGTCCCGATCTCCTCTATAAGGACCCTGCAAACAATCCAACCTACAGCACAGTTGTTTCGTTCGCTGACAGACCTTTGCACACCATAAATGTGACCGGTGAGAATGACTGGACCATAAGCGGCAGCGTTTACAGCACCTGGAAAGGGAGAATAGCACGAACCACGAATGGCGGCACAAGCTGGTCTTATCTGTATGATGACAAATGGACAGGAAACTGTACCTTTCTTACGAGTGATCAGGGAGTGAGGGTAAGAGACAAGAGCATCGACTACACTTTAAACGGTGGAGCGACCTGGCAAACGGCTCTTACATTCTCTTCAGGAGTGATCATCTCGGAGAGATCGTTCACATACGACACCGGATTTTATATCGTGACCGACTCATTGGAAAAGCCCGTTTCAACAGCCAGAAGTACAATTTACAGACGCTCGGGTACATCCAGTACCCAGCAGTTGAATCTGGCGGGAGCGAGGCTGACCCACCTAAACTTTACTTCACCACAAAACGGCTGGGTTTTACGGGACAGCACCCGATTCTACACAACTGAAAACAGCGGGTCGGTGTGGAACCTGAAACCGGTTGTGACACCATTGATCTCAGATTATGAAAGGATTGGTGATACCGCGGGAATACTGGTAACCAGAAAAGGTTTGATAATGAAGACCAACAACAAGGCGGTTAACTGGACCACCATTTTCTCGGATTCGACTGTTGCTTTTAACACAATGGACATAAAAGATTCGACTGTAATTGCCGCCGGTGATTCGGGCGCGCTTTACATATCACTCGACATGGGTAATACCTGGAACCGAAGAGAGACCAACCGGAGTTTGAACTTCACGGCGGTTAAATTTGCGACAGCCGATCAGTTCCTTTTAGCAACCCGGACAGGTGGTCTTTACAAGGGGGGTGTCGCGGGGACGCAATCACATGTTTTGACGAGCGAGACAACGACTCCCGATACCTGGCTGATCGGTAACTACCCCAATCCGTTCAATCCAGAGACGGTTATCCGTTTCGTGTTGCCCGTTGCCGGTTACGCGAAGGGTGTGGTTTACGACTTTCTCGGTCGCGAAGTGGCTACACTGGTAGACGGTGAAACAAGTGCCGGAACTCATGAGATAAAATTTGACGCCAACGGACTACCATCGGGTGTTTACATTTTCCGGCTTGAGACGGGCAAAACCTCTGAAGCGATAAAGATGTTGCTGATGAAGTAG